One region of Algihabitans albus genomic DNA includes:
- a CDS encoding FecR family protein, with protein MTPPPPEAHEDKLVEEATAWFVRMRSRRTSESDRRDLQEWLDRDPLHRKAYVEASALWQELGALPDSRSGPATDRPPKAIPPSRHAAARNTGPGRRARRWSALAACLVLAAGITLWASGGYDRLRADHVTMVGEMRALEIADGSTIQLNTDTAIAIDITDRYRRVEIYRGEAFFSVASDRDRPFEVIAGAGRTRALGTAFNVNREARTVAVIEGQVNVSTERNQEALVETVVLGAGQSARLDEDGTISRHDPDVALQTAWRSGKLVFSDQPLRDVIFELDRYRPGAIVFLSEALAAERFTGVIDLEDTDRALDAIEKTLPVEVIRMTDRLTFLRLVSK; from the coding sequence ATGACGCCACCACCACCCGAAGCGCATGAAGACAAACTGGTCGAAGAAGCGACGGCCTGGTTTGTCCGCATGCGCTCCCGCCGGACCAGCGAATCGGATCGACGCGACCTTCAAGAGTGGCTCGACCGCGATCCCCTGCATCGCAAGGCCTATGTCGAGGCGTCGGCGCTCTGGCAAGAACTCGGCGCGTTACCGGACTCACGCTCGGGCCCTGCGACAGACCGACCGCCGAAGGCGATTCCTCCATCGCGACACGCAGCGGCGCGAAACACGGGACCCGGCCGCCGCGCTCGCCGCTGGAGCGCCCTGGCGGCCTGCCTGGTCTTGGCGGCAGGCATTACTCTTTGGGCGAGCGGCGGTTACGACCGCCTTCGTGCCGACCATGTCACAATGGTTGGCGAAATGAGAGCACTGGAAATCGCGGACGGTTCGACCATCCAACTGAACACCGATACGGCGATCGCCATCGATATCACCGACCGGTACCGCCGCGTCGAGATCTACCGGGGCGAGGCCTTTTTCAGCGTCGCCTCCGACCGAGACAGGCCTTTCGAGGTCATCGCCGGCGCCGGCCGGACGCGTGCCCTTGGAACGGCATTCAACGTGAATCGGGAGGCGCGGACCGTTGCCGTCATTGAAGGCCAGGTCAACGTCTCGACGGAGAGGAACCAGGAAGCCTTAGTTGAGACTGTCGTTCTCGGGGCCGGCCAGTCCGCCCGGCTCGACGAAGACGGTACAATCTCAAGGCATGACCCGGACGTTGCACTCCAGACCGCTTGGCGCTCTGGCAAACTCGTCTTCTCGGACCAACCTCTCCGCGATGTGATCTTCGAACTCGATCGCTATCGTCCGGGCGCCATCGTCTTTCTGAGCGAGGCCCTGGCCGCAGAGCGCTTTACCGGCGTGATCGATCTCGAGGATACGGACCGAGCCCTGGATGCGATCGAAAAGACGCTTCCCGTCGAAGTCATAAGGATGACCGATCGCCTGACCTTCCTGCGGCTGGTCTCAAAATAG
- a CDS encoding LysR substrate-binding domain-containing protein, translating into MRAIGPFVLPRVLKGLRQAYPDLKLFLREEQPLRLLERLRSGEIGAAFIALPYEVADCEVMELGADPLWLVAPPNHPLILEDSPAVSAADLSPDDLLLLEDGHCLREHALAACHMHQAARTEGYEATVSWKWLRTA; encoded by the coding sequence ATGCGCGCCATCGGCCCCTTCGTTCTACCCAGGGTGCTGAAGGGACTCCGCCAGGCCTATCCCGATCTCAAGCTGTTTCTGCGCGAGGAGCAGCCCCTTCGGCTGCTCGAACGCTTGAGAAGCGGAGAGATCGGGGCAGCCTTCATCGCCCTGCCCTATGAGGTAGCGGATTGCGAAGTCATGGAGCTTGGAGCGGACCCCTTGTGGCTGGTCGCACCGCCGAACCATCCCTTGATCCTCGAAGACTCTCCGGCGGTCTCGGCGGCGGATCTGTCGCCGGACGACCTGCTGCTGCTCGAAGACGGACATTGCCTGCGCGAGCACGCCCTGGCAGCCTGTCATATGCACCAGGCGGCACGCACCGAAGGTTATGAGGCGACCGTCTCGTGGAAATGGTTGCGAACGGCCTAG
- a CDS encoding SulP family inorganic anion transporter, producing MARVRAVFGAFFIALVSAVFAVSFAAIVYTGELAQYLDRGIGLTLLGSFVIAVTGAFTLSFRGSILAPQDVPAILLAGAAATVVAAGELSGEALFATVACLVAVASLATGAAGLLIGQMKLAYIARFVPYTVLAGFLAATGLMLLIGGIGVALGSSAGADGWAFYVTPDVLLKWLAVLIAAVAIVIATRVFRSHVTLPLALIATAVGYYILLWASGLSLAEAREKGLLLGPFQDGGFLLGVDPALLTQADWATILSQAPVILTVIATTLIGTTLNASGLELAFRKDFEISREVKGTGLANIVSACVGGLPGYHSLSESILANRLGLVGPIAGISSAAGCAAILLLGAGMMSALPVGLFATVIVYLGLDLLYTWLWEERRRLGILDYAVVVLIPIVAVSYSFLTAVAVGLLVACAFFVLAYAKLDLIRSHSNMAGRRSCVERPDTELRVLAETGGQVQIVELSGFLFFGFSHALRERMQAIMDGEGPKVRWLVIDFKHVTGVDVSTLRVLQRLVSDCAQRDIRLMLAGLAPPVESELRDCLGPHGVGFFRSLDEVLEHLEDVLLAQNEADDFANEKSILNHMEALFREHALDGYAEQIELDTGAVVVERGALSNDIYLLRSGQLKVAVRCDDGRIAIVAQIRPGSVIGEMAYYSGRGRSADIIADAPSELLRIDMDRMDTLERDRPEVASLFHKLIARDMARRLSRTTNLLRDLGL from the coding sequence TTGGCACGGGTTCGAGCTGTTTTCGGTGCATTTTTCATCGCCTTGGTCTCGGCGGTCTTCGCCGTATCTTTTGCCGCTATCGTCTACACTGGCGAGTTGGCTCAGTATCTCGATCGAGGTATTGGGCTGACTTTGTTGGGCAGTTTTGTGATTGCGGTCACAGGCGCCTTCACGCTCTCCTTCCGCGGCTCCATTCTCGCCCCCCAGGACGTGCCTGCCATCTTGCTCGCCGGAGCCGCCGCGACAGTCGTCGCGGCCGGAGAGCTCTCGGGCGAGGCGCTGTTCGCCACCGTCGCCTGTCTGGTCGCTGTCGCCTCCTTAGCGACAGGCGCGGCTGGTTTGCTGATCGGACAGATGAAGCTCGCCTACATCGCACGCTTCGTACCCTATACGGTGCTCGCCGGATTTTTGGCGGCGACCGGACTCATGCTTTTGATTGGCGGCATCGGCGTGGCCTTGGGGTCATCGGCAGGCGCGGACGGCTGGGCTTTTTACGTGACGCCGGACGTCCTTCTCAAGTGGCTAGCGGTTCTGATCGCCGCCGTCGCAATTGTCATCGCGACGCGCGTCTTTAGAAGCCACGTCACTTTGCCGTTGGCCCTGATCGCTACGGCGGTCGGATACTATATCTTGCTTTGGGCCTCTGGGTTGTCCTTGGCCGAGGCCCGCGAAAAGGGGCTTCTACTTGGACCGTTTCAAGACGGCGGCTTCTTGTTGGGTGTCGACCCGGCGCTTCTGACTCAAGCCGATTGGGCCACGATCCTGTCGCAGGCGCCCGTCATCCTAACCGTCATTGCGACCACCCTGATCGGAACGACGCTCAATGCATCTGGCTTGGAACTGGCCTTTCGGAAGGATTTCGAGATCAGCCGGGAGGTGAAAGGGACGGGGCTAGCCAACATAGTGAGCGCCTGTGTCGGGGGGCTGCCGGGCTACCACAGTCTGAGCGAATCTATTTTGGCCAACAGGCTCGGTCTGGTCGGGCCGATAGCCGGGATCAGCAGTGCTGCCGGTTGCGCGGCGATCCTTTTATTGGGCGCCGGTATGATGTCCGCTCTGCCCGTCGGCCTTTTCGCCACTGTGATCGTGTATCTGGGACTCGATCTGCTCTACACGTGGCTCTGGGAGGAGCGGCGGCGTCTCGGCATCCTCGACTATGCGGTCGTTGTCTTGATTCCCATCGTTGCCGTCTCCTACAGCTTCCTGACTGCCGTTGCCGTGGGATTGCTGGTCGCTTGCGCCTTCTTTGTACTCGCTTACGCCAAACTCGATTTGATCCGTTCACATAGCAACATGGCTGGACGACGGTCTTGCGTCGAGCGCCCCGACACCGAGTTGCGCGTCTTGGCGGAAACCGGGGGGCAGGTACAAATTGTCGAGCTGTCCGGGTTTTTGTTCTTCGGCTTCTCCCACGCGTTGCGCGAACGCATGCAAGCTATCATGGACGGCGAAGGCCCCAAGGTCCGCTGGCTGGTCATCGATTTCAAGCATGTGACCGGTGTCGATGTCTCCACGCTACGCGTTTTGCAGCGACTGGTGTCGGACTGTGCGCAGAGGGACATACGCCTGATGTTGGCAGGCCTCGCCCCTCCGGTGGAGTCGGAGTTGCGTGACTGTTTGGGCCCGCACGGCGTCGGCTTCTTCAGGTCGCTCGACGAGGTCTTGGAGCATCTCGAAGACGTGCTTCTGGCGCAAAACGAGGCCGACGATTTCGCGAACGAGAAGAGTATTCTAAACCATATGGAAGCCTTGTTCAGAGAGCACGCCTTGGATGGATATGCCGAGCAGATCGAGCTGGATACAGGTGCCGTCGTCGTAGAGAGAGGCGCCTTGTCGAACGACATCTACCTACTGCGCTCGGGTCAACTGAAAGTCGCAGTGCGGTGCGACGATGGGCGGATCGCGATCGTGGCGCAGATCCGCCCAGGTTCGGTTATCGGAGAAATGGCATATTACTCGGGGCGCGGCAGATCTGCCGACATTATCGCGGATGCACCCTCTGAGCTGTTGCGGATCGACATGGATCGTATGGATACCTTGGAACGAGACCGACCGGAGGTCGCATCTCTGTTCCATAAGCTGATCGCACGCGATATGGCGCGACGGCTCAGTCGCACGACGAACTTGCTGCGCGATCTCGGCCTTTGA
- a CDS encoding LysR substrate-binding domain-containing protein, producing MVANGLGVTFGPEIALSAELVRDADVALKPLAEDSPVRRLGLVWRRSYHRHDDVAARGAYSRGRIATLRIKRR from the coding sequence ATGGTTGCGAACGGCCTAGGCGTAACCTTTGGCCCTGAGATCGCCCTTTCGGCGGAACTGGTCCGAGACGCCGACGTGGCACTGAAGCCGCTTGCCGAAGACAGTCCGGTCCGGCGCCTCGGTCTCGTCTGGCGCCGGTCCTATCACCGCCATGACGATGTGGCGGCGCGTGGGGCCTACTCGAGAGGACGGATAGCGACTCTTCGGATCAAGCGGCGGTGA
- a CDS encoding RNA polymerase sigma factor has translation MNEQRVEQLYLEHHVALQQFLRRLLRCEEAAAEVMQDAYLRLLRFAPSRDMADSRAYLFQVAANAAYDRLSREGRYGGTAMNSAPEETIRCPHPNAEAAAMSRERLRILAEAVDDLPARCREVFLMSRLEGLSNGAIAVRLGISRNMVEKHIIKAMLRCRQRLKAADE, from the coding sequence AGCAGTTCCTCCGTCGCCTGCTGCGCTGTGAGGAGGCGGCCGCCGAAGTGATGCAAGACGCCTATCTTCGGTTGCTCCGGTTCGCGCCGTCCCGGGACATGGCGGACTCACGAGCCTATCTGTTTCAGGTCGCCGCCAACGCCGCCTACGACCGCTTGTCGCGCGAGGGGCGCTATGGCGGTACCGCCATGAACAGCGCTCCCGAGGAAACCATCAGATGCCCTCACCCGAACGCCGAAGCTGCCGCCATGAGCCGCGAACGCTTGCGGATTCTGGCCGAAGCCGTCGATGACTTACCCGCGCGCTGCCGAGAGGTCTTTCTCATGAGCCGCCTTGAAGGTCTCTCGAACGGCGCTATCGCGGTGCGGCTCGGCATTTCAAGAAACATGGTGGAAAAACACATCATCAAGGCCATGCTACGGTGCCGGCAACGTCTCAAGGCTGCTGACGAATAG